From Denitrovibrio acetiphilus DSM 12809, the proteins below share one genomic window:
- a CDS encoding YdcF family protein, with protein sequence MKYSAIIVLANLMDREGFLNEETSRRMDLAIEEFNKDKAPWMITCGWDYRDDSSIKIADAMKKYAKEKNIPVDRIIVELNSRDTVGDAIFTKNNIVKNKEWKKILVVTSDYHVDRTRKIFEFVYGDQYHIDVIGSETEQKNELKINEERSLNKFYETFEGIESGSDDLIKNRLIDKHPFYNGEIYSKVCF encoded by the coding sequence ATGAAATATTCTGCAATAATAGTTTTAGCTAACTTAATGGATAGAGAAGGATTTTTAAATGAGGAAACTTCCAGAAGAATGGACTTAGCTATCGAGGAATTCAATAAAGATAAAGCACCTTGGATGATTACTTGTGGATGGGATTATAGAGATGATTCATCTATAAAAATAGCAGATGCAATGAAAAAATATGCTAAAGAAAAAAATATACCAGTTGATAGAATTATTGTTGAATTAAATTCTAGAGATACTGTCGGAGATGCTATTTTTACAAAAAATAATATTGTAAAGAATAAAGAATGGAAAAAAATTCTTGTTGTAACAAGTGATTACCATGTAGATAGAACAAGAAAAATATTTGAATTTGTATATGGAGATCAATATCATATTGATGTAATAGGTTCTGAAACTGAACAAAAAAATGAATTAAAAATTAATGAAGAAAGATCTTTGAATAAATTCTATGAAACCTTCGAAGGTATCGAGTCCGGTAGTGATGATTTAATTAAAAATAGACTAATTGATAAACACCCATTTTATAATGGGGAAATATACTCAAAAGTTTGTTTTTAG
- a CDS encoding tyrosine-type recombinase/integrase, whose protein sequence is MGTIHARGKKNRLYVYFQYLGVRRHEKTPFFCETGKNGCKCRQCKSTAGWLHELECKIDDKTFKYAEYFPESRVAKALPMADSSPQISFGTYAILWLDSQKTVFSHATFITYTSSINNLLATFENMSICDIKPAHIRTYIKNSEVSPKTLKNHVGVLSSILSAAVEDDLIPKNPCTSVKLPHISSVEVDPLSLEEITMILNWMKSHHPNMLAFFAVAFFTGMRTGEIMGLQWGDIDFNSHTITISRTITAGKLKHRTKTADSRTVDILTELDEYLSYHKQFTYMKSEWLFLTYENKPFNKTDNIIKTYWKPCLKALGIKYRTLYQTRHTFACLMLDVGENINWLKKMLGHKTLDMILRRYGNRIDKTVGRKGGKLFIKKKTQKNQLIRSN, encoded by the coding sequence ATGGGAACTATCCACGCCAGAGGCAAGAAAAACAGGCTGTATGTTTACTTTCAATATCTTGGAGTACGTAGACATGAAAAAACACCTTTCTTTTGTGAGACAGGCAAAAATGGGTGCAAGTGCAGACAATGCAAATCAACGGCTGGCTGGCTTCACGAACTAGAATGCAAGATAGACGATAAAACGTTTAAGTATGCAGAATACTTTCCAGAATCTAGAGTTGCTAAAGCATTACCGATGGCTGACAGTTCACCTCAAATCAGCTTCGGCACATACGCTATTTTGTGGTTAGACTCACAAAAAACTGTCTTCAGCCATGCAACATTTATAACCTACACGTCATCGATCAATAACCTGTTAGCCACATTCGAAAACATGTCTATCTGTGATATTAAACCAGCTCATATCCGAACCTACATTAAGAACTCTGAAGTCTCACCAAAGACACTTAAAAATCATGTTGGTGTACTTTCTTCCATACTTTCTGCTGCTGTGGAAGATGATCTGATTCCCAAGAACCCATGCACGTCTGTGAAACTCCCTCACATTTCCTCTGTTGAAGTCGACCCCTTATCATTGGAAGAAATTACAATGATTCTCAACTGGATGAAAAGCCACCATCCAAACATGCTGGCATTCTTCGCTGTAGCTTTTTTCACAGGCATGAGAACTGGTGAAATAATGGGGTTACAGTGGGGCGATATCGACTTCAATAGTCACACAATCACGATAAGCAGGACAATCACAGCAGGCAAGTTAAAGCACCGTACCAAGACAGCAGATAGCCGTACAGTAGACATTTTAACAGAGTTAGACGAGTACCTATCCTACCACAAACAATTCACTTACATGAAGTCAGAATGGCTCTTCCTGACATATGAAAACAAACCATTCAACAAAACTGACAATATTATAAAAACATACTGGAAGCCATGCCTTAAGGCTTTAGGTATCAAATACAGAACTCTTTATCAAACAAGACATACTTTCGCATGCCTCATGCTAGATGTAGGGGAAAACATTAACTGGCTGAAGAAAATGTTAGGTCACAAAACGCTAGACATGATCTTACGAAGATATGGAAACAGGATAGACAAAACTGTTGGCAGAAAAGGCGGCAAGCTCTTCATTAAAAAGAAAACTCAGAAAAATCAACTAATAAGGAGCAATTAA
- a CDS encoding XRE family transcriptional regulator, which produces MRLKELREERGVSQAELGEFLGVSRQTIAAWENGDREPSVLQFSRICKLLKVSLELLLDEEHSAEPVLLFRADKRELLSNDMRRICATKAYDYANIEAIVGAVPTIPITHHLYEYDEVVIEKKALETRDWLGIEDAPLGDVLQLLEEKGLKIFEIPLDDEVSGFSAYDEDHGGVIYVNSNHRIERQYFTALHELGHMIFHKKDYIKNTELNKETSKIREKIADRFAGALLLPRDIAESELRLFRKKWIPNPVLLDMKKRYKASMRTILVRAAQVGIISNALCFKQIRAIDEKYGKKSEAGDLEKKELRRLKRMVFVALVNEEISSSKAAEILERPLYEIKEELGQWLEEGA; this is translated from the coding sequence ATGCGATTAAAGGAACTGCGCGAAGAGAGAGGCGTTTCCCAAGCCGAGCTTGGTGAGTTTCTTGGGGTGTCGAGGCAAACAATTGCAGCATGGGAGAACGGGGACAGAGAACCAAGCGTGCTTCAATTTTCAAGAATATGTAAGCTGTTAAAAGTATCACTAGAGTTATTGCTTGACGAAGAACATAGCGCTGAACCTGTTCTGCTTTTTAGAGCCGATAAACGAGAGTTATTGTCAAATGATATGCGCAGGATATGTGCAACTAAAGCATATGATTATGCAAACATTGAAGCAATAGTGGGTGCCGTCCCAACCATTCCAATTACTCACCATCTGTATGAGTATGACGAAGTTGTTATTGAAAAGAAAGCCCTAGAAACGAGAGATTGGCTTGGGATTGAAGATGCGCCATTAGGTGATGTTTTGCAACTTCTTGAAGAAAAGGGTCTAAAAATATTTGAAATACCTCTTGATGATGAAGTGTCAGGCTTTTCTGCTTATGACGAAGATCATGGAGGGGTAATTTATGTAAATTCAAATCATAGAATTGAAAGGCAATACTTTACAGCTTTACATGAGCTTGGACATATGATTTTTCACAAAAAAGATTACATCAAGAATACCGAACTCAACAAAGAAACATCTAAGATTCGAGAGAAAATTGCTGATCGCTTTGCAGGTGCTTTGTTATTACCAAGGGACATCGCTGAATCTGAACTTAGATTGTTTCGCAAAAAGTGGATTCCTAATCCTGTATTGCTTGACATGAAAAAAAGATATAAGGCAAGCATGCGGACAATACTGGTTCGTGCTGCTCAAGTAGGAATTATATCAAATGCTCTTTGTTTCAAGCAGATCAGAGCAATAGATGAGAAGTATGGCAAAAAGTCTGAAGCAGGAGATTTAGAAAAGAAAGAATTAAGACGGTTAAAGCGAATGGTATTCGTTGCTTTGGTTAATGAAGAAATCTCATCATCTAAAGCAGCCGAAATACTTGAAAGACCTTTATATGAAATAAAAGAAGAACTTGGTCAATGGCTTGAAGAGGGTGCTTGA
- a CDS encoding IS256 family transposase, which translates to MKLDKDKLKELLAESDVKTTEDLQVFMRDMMKEVIETLYEGELEAHLGYKKHEPNVSDGNSRNGRSSKKVQSQMGEMELEVPRDRLSTFSPEIVKKRQTDISGIEAKVISMYAKGMSNRDIKEHIFDIYGHELSPETVSVITDKILPQAKEWQNRALEEIYAIVFMDGMVLKMRVDGAVRNVTIYFVIGISMEGHKSCLGLYLAETESAKYWLTVMNELKNRGVQDILIFAVDNLKGISEAITAAFPQSEIQKCVVHQIRNSLRFVPWKERKTVAADLKKIYAAATEEQARAELDAFAEKWDSKYPNISKSWRNNWTELSTYFKYSKELRKLIYTTNPVESFHSAIRKSTKGKGAFPTEDSLVKLLYLAILGIEKKWTMPIRDWGVIYSQLYINYEDRITTLHS; encoded by the coding sequence ATGAAATTAGACAAGGACAAACTGAAAGAACTGCTTGCTGAAAGCGATGTAAAAACCACAGAAGACCTTCAGGTGTTTATGCGTGACATGATGAAAGAAGTCATAGAAACGCTCTACGAAGGTGAGCTTGAAGCCCATTTAGGCTATAAGAAACATGAACCGAACGTAAGTGACGGCAACAGCCGTAACGGTCGTTCTTCCAAGAAAGTACAATCACAAATGGGCGAAATGGAACTCGAAGTACCCCGTGATCGCCTATCAACCTTTTCGCCTGAAATAGTCAAGAAACGCCAGACAGATATATCAGGCATTGAAGCTAAAGTAATTTCCATGTATGCCAAGGGTATGAGTAACCGTGACATCAAAGAGCACATCTTTGATATCTACGGTCATGAGCTATCGCCGGAGACAGTCAGCGTTATTACAGACAAGATTCTCCCACAGGCTAAAGAATGGCAGAACAGAGCCTTGGAAGAGATATACGCCATCGTCTTTATGGACGGCATGGTTTTAAAGATGCGTGTGGACGGAGCTGTTCGCAACGTCACTATCTACTTTGTGATCGGCATCAGCATGGAAGGTCATAAATCCTGTCTGGGGCTATATCTTGCCGAGACAGAATCCGCTAAATACTGGCTGACAGTTATGAACGAGCTAAAGAACCGTGGAGTACAGGATATTCTTATCTTTGCCGTAGACAACCTCAAGGGCATCTCAGAAGCTATAACAGCCGCTTTTCCACAGTCTGAGATTCAGAAATGCGTAGTCCATCAGATACGCAACTCTCTCCGCTTTGTGCCCTGGAAGGAGCGTAAGACTGTGGCTGCTGACCTCAAGAAAATCTATGCCGCAGCGACCGAGGAACAAGCCAGAGCTGAGCTGGATGCCTTTGCTGAGAAGTGGGACAGCAAATATCCTAACATCTCGAAATCATGGCGGAACAACTGGACTGAGCTTTCTACGTATTTCAAATATTCCAAGGAGCTCAGGAAACTGATTTATACCACGAATCCGGTTGAGAGCTTCCATTCTGCCATCAGGAAATCGACTAAAGGAAAGGGAGCCTTCCCGACGGAAGACTCCCTTGTAAAGCTCTTATATTTAGCTATTTTAGGTATCGAAAAGAAATGGACTATGCCAATCAGGGATTGGGGTGTAATATACTCACAGCTATATATCAACTATGAAGACAGAATTACGACTTTACACAGTTAA
- a CDS encoding 5'-nucleotidase, with the protein MTRSAFSGGEPLSPYLEAFRVDLFLSKDESDVQYAIV; encoded by the coding sequence ATCACAAGGTCGGCTTTCTCCGGTGGCGAACCTCTGTCTCCTTATCTGGAAGCTTTCAGAGTTGACCTGTTTTTGTCTAAAGATGAATCAGATGTGCAATACGCCATAGTGTAA
- a CDS encoding formyltransferase family protein, with the protein MNGKVLFLGYEDSPLVEWLKNNNHEVFPTSEKISLEFIEENQFEYLISYGYRYIITKEIIEYFNNTGINLHISFLPWNKGADPNLWSFVEETPKGVTIHYLDEGIDTGDIIVQKEVEFDSDKETLASSYDKLQMEIQNLFKENWLDIKNGKCQRKKQLGDGSIHKVKDKQPFFETLADGWNTKISDFEEYIAELQISAQSWDRSALEIEKFKKQQENN; encoded by the coding sequence ATGAATGGTAAAGTATTGTTTTTAGGGTATGAAGATTCCCCTCTTGTTGAATGGTTAAAGAATAATAATCATGAGGTATTTCCGACATCAGAAAAAATATCATTAGAGTTTATAGAAGAAAATCAATTTGAGTATTTAATTAGCTACGGGTATAGGTATATTATTACAAAAGAAATCATTGAATATTTTAATAATACAGGAATAAATTTACATATATCATTTTTGCCTTGGAATAAGGGGGCAGATCCTAATTTATGGAGTTTTGTTGAAGAAACACCAAAGGGAGTTACTATTCATTATTTGGATGAAGGTATAGATACTGGGGATATAATTGTTCAAAAGGAAGTGGAGTTTGATTCAGATAAAGAAACACTAGCATCATCTTATGATAAACTTCAGATGGAAATACAAAATTTATTCAAAGAAAATTGGTTAGATATTAAGAATGGAAAATGTCAAAGAAAAAAACAATTAGGCGATGGGTCTATACATAAGGTGAAAGATAAGCAACCATTTTTCGAAACACTGGCAGATGGTTGGAACACAAAAATATCAGATTTTGAAGAATATATTGCAGAATTACAAATATCTGCACAGTCTTGGGATAGGTCTGCTTTAGAGATTGAAAAATTCAAAAAACAACAAGAAAATAATTAA
- a CDS encoding recombinase family protein, with translation MARIIVYSLDRIGRSTLDTLQIIEDIKNKGIKLILIKDNLTIDPYNSNPYNEMMLTMLSAFAQLERSFISERTKAGLAARKAQGIKLGRKKGQQVKSIYDEHREKIEELFTLGLSLKKIVQYINVGSASL, from the coding sequence GTGGCGAGGATTATAGTTTACTCATTAGATAGAATAGGTCGTTCTACTCTTGATACATTACAGATAATAGAAGATATAAAAAATAAAGGTATCAAACTTATTCTAATCAAAGATAATCTTACTATTGATCCTTACAACTCTAATCCATACAATGAAATGATGCTTACAATGCTTTCAGCATTTGCACAATTAGAAAGAAGTTTTATAAGTGAGAGAACTAAAGCTGGTTTAGCAGCAAGAAAAGCTCAAGGTATCAAACTGGGTAGAAAGAAAGGGCAACAAGTTAAATCTATCTATGATGAACATAGAGAAAAGATAGAAGAACTATTTACACTTGGTTTGAGTTTAAAAAAGATTGTTCAATATATCAATGTAGGGAGTGCGAGCCTGTAA
- a CDS encoding ATP-binding protein, whose translation MIKRALKKDILMYIKHFPSILITGARQVGKSTLAMDLGIDNYVTFDDITTYESAKADPKSFIMSLKKPVVIDEVQKVPEIFVAIKEHIDNDRTAGTFILTGSSNLQGFKEISDSLAGRIGIIDLYPFNLAECYEKDTNLIDLLLLDKLPTEVKEIDFPKHVIKGGFPEVQTIEEQKILYLWFSSYISTYIERDARDLGDIRNLDSFMRLYKSLAFRSANLTNKADISKETGIDNKTLDNYLSLLKNTYQIGFLTPYFRNELKRLTKTPKVYLCDTGILCHLLRITETEQLMNSEYKGMLYESFVYSELLKANTYAKNKVEISFYRTSDGKEIDFILDNGSSLSAIEIKSAKTVTMSDFKHIKYFAESAKGLLKTGYVMYNGNKVLSFGEHAGTKLYAVPIYLGT comes from the coding sequence ATGATAAAAAGGGCATTAAAGAAAGATATACTAATGTATATCAAGCATTTTCCTTCAATTCTCATCACAGGAGCAAGGCAGGTCGGTAAATCTACACTTGCTATGGATTTAGGAATTGATAACTATGTAACTTTTGATGATATAACCACATACGAAAGTGCCAAAGCCGACCCGAAAAGCTTTATCATGTCACTTAAAAAGCCTGTAGTAATAGACGAGGTACAGAAAGTTCCTGAAATATTTGTCGCTATAAAAGAGCATATTGATAACGACAGAACAGCAGGCACATTCATACTCACTGGCTCATCTAATTTACAGGGTTTTAAAGAGATTTCAGACTCTCTGGCAGGCAGAATAGGAATTATAGACCTCTACCCTTTCAACCTTGCGGAATGCTATGAGAAGGACACAAATCTCATTGATCTTCTTCTTTTAGATAAGCTTCCTACTGAGGTAAAAGAAATTGATTTCCCAAAACACGTTATCAAGGGTGGCTTCCCTGAGGTTCAAACCATAGAAGAACAAAAGATACTCTATCTCTGGTTCAGTTCATACATATCAACCTACATCGAAAGAGACGCAAGGGATTTAGGCGATATACGAAATCTGGACAGCTTTATGCGTCTGTACAAGAGCTTGGCTTTCAGAAGTGCAAACCTGACTAACAAGGCAGATATTTCAAAAGAAACAGGCATTGATAACAAGACTCTTGATAACTACTTATCTCTGCTTAAAAACACATACCAGATAGGTTTCCTTACACCATATTTCAGGAATGAGCTTAAACGCCTCACCAAGACTCCAAAAGTCTATCTTTGTGATACTGGTATCCTCTGCCACTTGCTCAGAATAACTGAGACCGAACAACTAATGAATTCTGAGTATAAAGGCATGTTGTATGAATCGTTTGTGTACTCAGAGCTGTTGAAAGCCAACACATATGCAAAAAACAAAGTAGAGATCAGCTTTTACCGTACATCTGACGGTAAAGAGATAGACTTTATACTGGACAACGGAAGCTCACTCTCTGCCATAGAGATAAAGAGTGCAAAAACTGTAACCATGTCAGATTTCAAACACATCAAATATTTTGCAGAGTCAGCAAAAGGACTGCTGAAAACAGGTTACGTTATGTACAACGGCAATAAAGTTCTCAGCTTCGGCGAACATGCCGGAACAAAGCTTTATGCAGTGCCAATATATCTAGGAACCTAA
- the pseI gene encoding pseudaminic acid synthase — protein MKIGNFDLKKDGTYIIAELSANHNGVLENAIETIKAAKEIGANAIKIQTYTADTLTLNCDKEDFIIKGGTLWDDKSLHQLYSEAYTPWEWHKELFEYARSIDIDIFSSPFDKSAVDFLEQFNPSAYKIASFEITDYELIKYTASKMKPIIISTGIATIDEIQDAVDICRDVGNNEIVLLKCTSAYPAPLEDANLITINNLSDTFGVISGFSDHTLGITAPIVATTLGAKVIEKHFILDKAIGGADSDFSLDKDEFKDMIKAVRDAEKLIGSVDYSMTDKKIQSRQFARSLYISRDIKKGDKFSEENIRSVRPGYGAHPKHLKSILGKVSEKDYSFGDRLEIRKG, from the coding sequence ATGAAAATAGGAAATTTTGATTTAAAAAAAGATGGAACTTATATAATTGCTGAACTTAGTGCTAATCATAACGGTGTTCTAGAAAATGCAATAGAAACCATAAAAGCTGCTAAGGAAATTGGAGCTAATGCTATTAAGATACAAACGTATACCGCTGATACTTTAACATTAAATTGTGATAAGGAAGATTTTATTATTAAGGGTGGAACACTATGGGATGATAAGTCACTTCATCAGTTGTATTCAGAAGCGTATACTCCATGGGAATGGCATAAGGAATTATTTGAATATGCAAGAAGTATTGATATAGATATTTTTTCTTCTCCATTTGATAAAAGTGCTGTTGATTTTCTTGAACAGTTTAATCCTAGTGCATATAAAATAGCTTCTTTTGAAATAACCGATTATGAGTTGATAAAATACACTGCTTCAAAAATGAAGCCTATTATCATATCAACTGGTATTGCAACAATTGATGAAATACAAGACGCCGTAGATATTTGTAGAGATGTTGGTAATAATGAAATTGTATTGTTGAAATGTACAAGTGCATATCCAGCACCATTGGAAGATGCTAATTTAATTACAATAAATAATTTATCAGATACTTTTGGTGTAATTAGTGGATTTTCTGATCATACTTTGGGTATAACAGCTCCTATTGTAGCTACAACATTGGGTGCTAAGGTAATAGAAAAACATTTTATACTTGATAAAGCAATAGGTGGTGCTGATTCAGATTTTAGTTTAGATAAAGATGAATTTAAAGATATGATAAAAGCTGTTAGGGATGCTGAAAAATTAATAGGTAGTGTTGATTATTCAATGACTGACAAAAAAATACAAAGTAGACAATTTGCAAGAAGTTTATATATATCAAGAGATATAAAAAAAGGTGATAAGTTTTCAGAAGAAAATATTAGAAGTGTTAGGCCAGGGTATGGTGCTCACCCAAAGCATTTAAAGAGTATTTTAGGGAAAGTTTCAGAGAAAGATTATAGTTTTGGTGATAGATTAGAAATTAGAAAAGGATAA
- a CDS encoding IS4 family transposase, with product MLENKSWQSEIQAALWKEFEIFRVMKALQLRTIAYRCGISKNQGVEPFSILIALVFLTFLGKSVHHFVSHCRNSLFDLGGKDVFYRLSTRTSINWRRFMSDISLRVISHFKLFSNWQHRVLVIDDTIIHKTGKKIEELSWLYDHSKGKSVKGFSAVVLGWSDRASFVPVDFALQRSSRKVFKQSTEIEMDKRMLAWHRREEAVKDKPTLVKEMLKRAKQKGLDAGAVLFDSWYCMPRLVSSIYHEIGYDVIAMLKTTPTLTVAVNGKVYSTKRLWECVVPALIKETVTIGKDRVSVSSINAFFGSTLVKLVFCQPSEKSKSKKPIILLSTDTSLTSAKIIETYGQRWAVEVLFKDAKSKLFFGKNQSRTFEATICFLTLSLVRFIILSYMERINGDFRHKGRLYEGLRYEVEELNILAFMEKFINRLLSIIDGAKETFAVFMDKLTAIQQLVRLSIENLLFQRCET from the coding sequence ATGCTTGAGAATAAATCATGGCAGTCTGAAATACAAGCGGCATTGTGGAAAGAATTTGAAATATTCCGAGTAATGAAGGCTTTGCAACTGCGTACAATTGCCTATAGGTGCGGTATTTCAAAGAATCAGGGCGTTGAACCCTTTTCGATTCTCATAGCCTTGGTTTTTCTGACATTTCTCGGCAAAAGCGTTCACCATTTTGTTTCCCATTGCCGGAACAGTCTATTTGATTTAGGCGGTAAAGATGTTTTTTATCGTTTAAGTACACGCACAAGTATCAATTGGCGGCGTTTTATGAGTGATATATCTTTGAGAGTAATCAGTCATTTCAAATTATTCAGCAACTGGCAGCATCGTGTTCTCGTCATTGACGACACAATAATACACAAGACAGGCAAGAAGATAGAAGAGTTATCTTGGTTATATGACCATAGCAAAGGTAAAAGCGTGAAAGGCTTCAGTGCTGTTGTGCTTGGCTGGAGTGATCGTGCGTCATTTGTCCCTGTAGATTTTGCTTTGCAGCGAAGCAGCAGAAAAGTATTCAAACAATCGACAGAAATTGAAATGGATAAGCGGATGCTGGCGTGGCATCGTCGAGAGGAAGCAGTAAAAGACAAACCAACACTGGTAAAGGAAATGCTTAAACGGGCGAAACAGAAGGGGCTGGATGCTGGGGCTGTTCTGTTTGACAGCTGGTATTGTATGCCGAGGCTGGTCTCGTCAATTTATCATGAGATAGGCTATGACGTGATTGCCATGCTTAAAACTACACCGACATTAACTGTTGCTGTAAATGGCAAGGTATACTCAACCAAACGCTTATGGGAATGTGTTGTTCCAGCTTTGATTAAGGAAACAGTAACCATTGGCAAAGATCGGGTGTCTGTATCTTCCATCAATGCTTTTTTCGGTTCAACTCTGGTTAAGCTGGTCTTCTGTCAGCCATCTGAGAAAAGTAAATCAAAGAAGCCTATTATTCTACTGTCTACGGATACATCTTTGACATCGGCAAAAATAATTGAAACCTATGGTCAGCGTTGGGCGGTAGAAGTGTTGTTTAAAGATGCCAAGAGCAAGCTTTTCTTTGGGAAAAATCAATCCAGAACCTTTGAGGCTACTATTTGCTTCCTGACACTGTCACTCGTTAGGTTTATCATCCTGAGCTATATGGAACGGATAAATGGAGATTTCCGTCACAAAGGCCGTCTGTATGAGGGTCTGCGTTATGAAGTCGAAGAACTGAATATTCTGGCGTTTATGGAAAAATTTATAAACCGATTATTATCGATAATTGATGGAGCAAAGGAAACATTTGCAGTTTTTATGGATAAATTGACTGCTATTCAGCAATTGGTAAGGCTCTCAATTGAAAATTTACTCTTTCAAAGGTGCGAAACTTGA
- a CDS encoding dynamin family protein — translation MSLNEIKSITPLLEELTKFIKFNRRKTTEQIADFLGDIETRYVDLLHESDEKNSKISEMQKKIVDKDETISGQLEKEQALIADMDKIKAESEILAKEKYDILYKYDFISNILSAEKRTSESMEKLSALFNEDFISFANQESSLAEEAEAIIALQNIEKKLKMISAFPEIYNKKIIALGGGFSSGKSSFINSFFESTDILLPVGINPVTAIPAYIVSGRDNTVKGLSKDQGCVHIPHGIYTNLSHDFLKLFPFRMKDILPVMAIETPFEYDSICFIDTPGYNPASNNLTEEDVYTAKEYLDQADAIIWLVGVDSTGTLPASDLDFLSNINLEKKKMYIVLNKADLKSEEDIKDIMENIQDILEDEEINYSGISAYSSINQDEILFDKMSISEFLDNENNSTEVKEQVSIELDTVFNMYYKAINEDIDAANDIKRAIHSLELDMLESGYDFSDDKIGNSIEAIKERIHCNELEQNLKDLDLLKNKIFIALDNVFKELNIDKR, via the coding sequence ATGAGTCTGAATGAAATTAAATCAATAACGCCTTTGCTGGAAGAGCTTACGAAGTTTATTAAATTTAACCGTAGAAAAACTACAGAGCAAATTGCCGATTTTCTCGGAGATATAGAGACAAGATATGTTGATCTATTGCATGAATCTGATGAGAAGAACTCTAAGATATCAGAAATGCAAAAAAAAATTGTAGATAAAGATGAAACGATTTCTGGACAACTAGAAAAAGAACAAGCTTTAATTGCAGATATGGATAAAATCAAAGCTGAATCTGAAATATTGGCAAAAGAAAAATATGACATCCTATATAAATATGATTTTATTTCAAACATACTATCCGCAGAAAAAAGAACTTCAGAAAGTATGGAGAAACTGTCAGCATTGTTTAATGAAGATTTTATCAGTTTTGCCAATCAGGAATCGTCTTTGGCAGAGGAAGCCGAGGCTATTATTGCGCTACAGAATATTGAAAAGAAACTTAAAATGATTTCTGCCTTTCCAGAAATTTATAACAAAAAGATTATTGCTCTCGGTGGGGGTTTTAGTTCTGGCAAGTCATCATTCATAAACAGTTTCTTTGAATCTACAGACATTCTTTTGCCGGTAGGTATAAATCCTGTTACTGCTATACCAGCATATATAGTTTCTGGCAGAGATAATACTGTGAAGGGTCTATCTAAAGATCAAGGATGCGTACATATACCTCATGGAATATATACAAATCTATCGCATGATTTTCTTAAATTATTCCCATTCCGTATGAAAGATATTTTACCAGTCATGGCTATCGAGACACCCTTTGAATATGACAGCATCTGCTTTATTGACACACCAGGCTACAACCCTGCTAGTAATAATTTGACTGAGGAAGACGTATACACAGCAAAAGAATATTTAGATCAGGCAGACGCAATTATATGGCTGGTGGGTGTAGATTCCACAGGGACTTTGCCTGCATCTGATCTAGATTTTTTATCTAATATCAATTTAGAAAAGAAAAAAATGTATATTGTTTTAAACAAAGCTGATTTAAAGTCTGAAGAAGATATTAAAGATATCATGGAAAACATTCAGGATATTTTGGAAGATGAAGAAATTAATTATTCAGGAATCAGTGCATACAGCTCAATAAATCAGGATGAAATACTTTTTGACAAAATGTCAATTTCAGAATTTCTTGACAATGAAAATAATAGCACGGAAGTCAAGGAACAGGTTTCTATAGAGCTGGATACAGTATTTAATATGTATTATAAAGCGATTAATGAAGATATTGACGCTGCTAATGATATAAAAAGAGCAATTCATTCTTTAGAACTGGATATGCTTGAGTCAGGTTATGACTTTTCAGATGATAAGATCGGCAACAGCATTGAGGCGATAAAAGAACGTATTCATTGCAATGAATTAGAACAAAATTTAAAAGATTTGGATCTATTAAAAAACAAGATTTTTATTGCGTTGGACAATGTTTTTAAAGAACTCAATATAGATAAAAGATAA